The following are from one region of the Moritella sp. 24 genome:
- a CDS encoding cation:proton antiporter encodes MFIDIILLLSLAVGLVALFQRIHLPPILAYLATGVIAGPYGFQLIVEQADIELFAELGVVFLMFSLGLEFSLPRLLSMRHLVLGLGGGQVLCVGVLFMLLGLFSSLYWPQAFVVASAMLMSSTAIVIKQLAESKLLNTRMSKLSISVLLFQDIAVVPFLIMIPLLAQQNGDVVFIAEQMGWALVKGLLAVFLILSVGRWILPTVFKEIALTRSDELFVMSTLLVALIAGLMTHWLGLSMALGAFLAGMMLGEGPYRHQLEADIRPFRDVLMGLFFITIGMLLNVADLLVDWPRLLIILTVMMLSKITLVFILAKLLGESNSNALSTGLVLAQMGEFGFVLLALAGKLELLPAELISTLVGVGVISMAMTPWLIECHQDIVRRLLFKTKPRRKSGLLPPLPGQHIDHVIVCGYGRGGQTIARFLKIEGIPYIVIDRDPVRVQEALNGGEKIEFGDASRREIQMMLGAEKAKSIIITFKDTEKAIELLKIVKPLTDAKVLVRTTDDSNMQKLHNAGASDVVPESLEGSLMMVSHVLAISGVPIKRILKRLQHERQGHYNHLHGFYFGGESNVSFEESEVLERLHAIRLEFGAYAIGKSVVEIKLKEVSYRAVRRQGIELTQVHQDFIFEIGDVVLICGPSRYVKRAEHCLLGGWAG; translated from the coding sequence TTGTTTATTGATATCATCTTATTGCTTTCCCTTGCGGTTGGACTTGTGGCGTTATTCCAACGTATTCATCTACCACCTATTTTGGCTTATCTTGCTACGGGGGTTATTGCTGGGCCTTATGGTTTTCAATTAATTGTCGAGCAAGCTGATATTGAGCTATTTGCCGAGTTGGGCGTTGTTTTCCTCATGTTTTCGCTGGGGTTAGAGTTTTCTTTACCGCGGTTATTGTCGATGCGCCATTTGGTATTGGGGTTAGGTGGTGGGCAAGTTCTCTGTGTTGGCGTGTTATTTATGTTGCTCGGGCTTTTTTCGTCGCTCTATTGGCCGCAAGCATTTGTTGTCGCTTCCGCGATGTTAATGTCCTCTACCGCTATTGTGATTAAGCAACTGGCTGAATCAAAACTACTTAATACACGCATGTCTAAGCTGTCGATCAGTGTGTTGTTATTCCAAGACATTGCCGTTGTTCCTTTCTTGATCATGATCCCTTTATTGGCTCAGCAAAATGGCGACGTTGTGTTTATTGCAGAGCAAATGGGCTGGGCGCTGGTTAAAGGCTTACTCGCTGTGTTTCTGATCTTATCGGTAGGCCGTTGGATATTGCCGACAGTATTTAAAGAGATCGCATTAACCCGCTCTGATGAATTGTTTGTGATGTCGACATTACTCGTGGCCTTGATTGCAGGGTTGATGACTCATTGGTTAGGATTATCGATGGCCTTGGGCGCATTTTTAGCCGGAATGATGTTAGGTGAGGGGCCTTATCGCCATCAACTTGAAGCGGATATTCGCCCTTTCCGTGATGTATTGATGGGACTTTTCTTTATCACTATCGGTATGTTGCTCAATGTGGCAGACCTATTGGTGGATTGGCCACGTTTACTCATTATATTGACAGTGATGATGCTGAGTAAAATCACCTTAGTCTTTATTCTCGCTAAGCTTTTAGGCGAGAGTAACAGCAATGCTTTGAGTACTGGTTTAGTTCTCGCGCAAATGGGGGAATTTGGGTTTGTATTATTAGCGTTAGCCGGCAAGCTTGAGTTATTGCCCGCAGAGCTCATCTCGACGTTGGTTGGTGTGGGTGTGATAAGCATGGCGATGACTCCTTGGCTAATCGAATGTCATCAAGATATTGTTAGGCGATTATTATTCAAGACGAAGCCTCGACGAAAAAGTGGATTATTACCCCCTCTACCGGGGCAACACATTGATCATGTTATTGTGTGTGGTTACGGTCGGGGCGGACAAACTATCGCGAGATTCTTAAAAATTGAAGGCATTCCTTATATTGTTATCGACCGTGACCCTGTTCGAGTGCAGGAAGCCTTGAATGGTGGGGAAAAAATTGAATTTGGTGATGCCAGCCGTCGTGAAATTCAGATGATGCTGGGTGCCGAGAAAGCTAAATCAATTATTATTACCTTTAAAGATACCGAAAAAGCTATCGAACTGTTAAAGATTGTTAAACCCTTAACTGACGCTAAAGTATTGGTTCGGACTACTGATGATAGCAATATGCAAAAATTGCATAATGCAGGAGCAAGTGATGTCGTGCCTGAATCACTAGAAGGCAGTTTGATGATGGTCTCTCATGTATTAGCGATATCAGGTGTACCGATTAAACGGATTTTAAAGCGCTTGCAGCATGAACGTCAGGGCCACTATAACCATTTACACGGCTTTTATTTTGGTGGTGAAAGTAATGTGTCTTTTGAAGAAAGCGAAGTACTCGAACGATTACACGCTATTCGACTTGAGTTTGGTGCTTATGCCATTGGTAAATCAGTTGTAGAGATAAAATTAAAAGAAGTCAGTTATCGTGCGGTACGTCGGCAAGGCATAGAGCTCACTCAAGTACATCAGGATTTTATTTTTGAAATTGGAGATGTGGTACTTATCTGTGGGCCATCACGTTATGTGAAACGTGCAGAGCATTGTTTGTTAGGCGGTTGGGCTGGCTAG
- a CDS encoding patatin-like phospholipase family protein, whose translation MAGTKQGLLLTGGGARAAYQVGALKAIAEFYPRNHGSPFKIITGTSAGAINSCAIACYASCFRLGVKKLEYIWNNFHANHVFQCSFNEISRHLLLTFLSKFQSPHMVRQPVSLFNNKPLHQLLDRYLDMRRIDLNIQRQHLDAISITASDYNSGDSVSFFEGNQHLQEWQRARRCGRRTRLNTLHLLASAAIPLVFPCAQIGQDFYGDGSVHQLSPLSPAIHLGAEKLLVIGAEQPPQQLKPGALRQTPSGADIAGHLLDTIFTDTLNSDIERLNRVNETLALTPETQRPASSMKYIELFRLANEHDINAIADECFYELPITIRCLLHAIGVNQHSQSSITSYLMFEQNCTRRLINLGYQDVLKQEQALRQFLNI comes from the coding sequence ATGGCAGGGACTAAACAAGGATTGTTACTCACAGGCGGTGGCGCGAGGGCTGCGTATCAAGTCGGTGCGTTGAAAGCCATTGCGGAATTCTATCCCCGTAATCACGGTTCACCTTTTAAAATCATCACGGGAACATCCGCAGGAGCAATCAATAGTTGTGCAATAGCTTGCTATGCCAGTTGTTTTCGCTTAGGGGTAAAAAAACTCGAATATATCTGGAATAACTTTCACGCTAATCACGTATTCCAGTGTAGTTTTAATGAGATATCCCGACATCTGCTACTGACTTTTTTATCCAAATTTCAATCACCGCACATGGTACGACAGCCAGTATCTCTATTTAACAATAAACCTTTGCACCAATTATTAGATCGGTATTTAGATATGCGCCGTATCGACCTTAACATTCAACGCCAACACCTCGATGCGATTTCGATCACTGCATCGGATTATAACAGCGGTGATTCAGTTAGTTTTTTTGAAGGTAATCAACATCTGCAAGAATGGCAGCGTGCTCGTCGTTGCGGTCGTCGAACACGCTTAAATACCCTACACCTATTAGCCTCAGCCGCAATACCGCTGGTATTCCCTTGTGCTCAAATAGGTCAGGATTTTTATGGTGACGGTTCAGTACATCAATTATCGCCATTGAGTCCCGCTATTCACCTTGGGGCCGAAAAACTACTCGTGATAGGCGCAGAACAACCCCCACAACAGCTGAAACCGGGAGCGTTACGCCAAACCCCATCCGGAGCGGATATTGCTGGCCATCTGCTTGATACTATTTTTACTGATACCCTAAATTCGGATATCGAACGACTAAACCGCGTCAATGAAACCCTCGCACTGACTCCAGAAACACAGCGACCCGCTTCAAGCATGAAGTATATCGAGTTATTCCGCCTCGCTAATGAACATGATATTAATGCCATTGCCGATGAGTGTTTCTACGAATTACCGATCACTATCCGCTGTCTATTACACGCTATTGGTGTAAATCAACACAGCCAGTCTTCAATCACTTCATACTTAATGTTTGAACAAAACTGTACTCGACGATTAATTAATTTAGGCTATCAGGATGTGCTCAAACAAGAACAAGCATTAAGACAATTTTTAAATATATAA
- a CDS encoding GGDEF domain-containing protein produces MDNVSIINTPKMHTNYGLAMPRRQQKLTSAQTIATLKKLQTSLDVESLLHNFAAIAAQHVQFTGLSFTDAVNNIHIKTDQTATFQQNYHLSVQDKDLGTLLYSSTKPLKINELSLLKELHQLLTTNLMHALMLQEMQIRIMKDHLTGLNNRASFDENIQRSYSLCQRHKSNMALLITDLDDFKRINDTYGHQFGDRILKHYAYVLQRSIRNSDLAFRLGGDEFAIILQPASSQSTALVIERIYTEIKNDVLLSEFHITSAIGSATWRSGETIESLFKIADEDLYNSKLNNK; encoded by the coding sequence ATGGATAACGTAAGCATCATCAATACCCCTAAAATGCATACTAATTATGGACTTGCGATGCCAAGACGGCAACAAAAGTTAACGTCTGCACAAACCATTGCGACCTTAAAAAAATTACAAACTAGTTTAGACGTCGAATCCTTGTTACATAACTTTGCCGCCATAGCGGCACAACATGTCCAATTTACCGGTTTAAGCTTTACTGATGCGGTAAACAATATCCATATTAAGACAGATCAAACCGCCACGTTTCAACAAAATTATCATTTGTCGGTACAGGATAAAGATCTCGGCACGCTACTTTACAGCTCAACAAAACCATTAAAAATTAACGAACTCAGTTTATTAAAAGAACTACATCAACTATTAACAACAAACTTGATGCATGCGTTAATGCTGCAAGAAATGCAAATTCGCATTATGAAAGACCATTTAACAGGTCTTAATAATCGCGCGAGCTTTGATGAGAACATCCAACGTTCTTACAGTCTGTGTCAGCGTCATAAATCTAATATGGCACTACTCATTACAGATTTAGATGATTTCAAACGTATTAATGATACTTATGGTCATCAGTTTGGTGATCGTATTTTGAAACATTATGCGTATGTATTACAACGTAGTATTCGCAACAGTGATCTTGCATTTCGATTAGGCGGCGATGAGTTTGCGATTATCTTACAACCCGCTTCATCACAATCAACGGCATTAGTAATAGAACGTATTTATACCGAAATTAAAAATGACGTATTACTTAGTGAGTTCCATATTACCTCTGCGATTGGCTCGGCAACATGGCGATCTGGTGAAACGATAGAGAGCTTATTTAAAATTGCTGATGAAGATCTTTACAACAGTAAATTGAATAACAAATAA
- a CDS encoding DUF3465 domain-containing protein, producing MKRTFTHFFILLSLLSCSVWANDSVLKHAYDARQSDIQVQGSGKVTRILADDNKGSRHQKFLLRLNNRQTILVAHNIDLAPRINDLNVGDTVQFYGEYEWNSKGGVIHWTHKDPRNNHQHGWLKHRGRIYN from the coding sequence ATGAAACGGACTTTTACTCACTTCTTCATATTGTTAAGTTTATTATCTTGCTCCGTATGGGCCAATGATAGCGTCTTGAAACATGCCTATGACGCTCGCCAAAGTGATATTCAAGTTCAAGGGTCGGGTAAGGTAACGCGTATACTTGCCGATGATAATAAAGGCTCCCGCCATCAGAAATTTCTGTTACGTTTGAACAACCGCCAAACTATCTTAGTTGCGCATAATATTGATTTAGCACCACGTATTAATGATTTAAACGTCGGTGACACAGTGCAATTCTATGGTGAATATGAATGGAATAGCAAAGGTGGCGTTATCCATTGGACCCATAAAGATCCACGTAATAATCATCAACACGGTTGGTTGAAACATCGTGGTCGGATTTATAACTGA
- a CDS encoding Tfp pilus assembly protein FimT/FimU: MNKQQGFTLIELVIVIIVLGILAAVAIPKFINLSSDARIASLKGMEAAMRSGANLIHSKAVINNQDVGLIMTDIGGAKIQLHSGYPVGNWMNGIRYIVNLDTVEFSKNNAICTTDWCGMGNARTIPSGIISTTLPGRIGKVFPRGYRWSDQCGVYYVNHEDGSKAEIGLETQDCE; the protein is encoded by the coding sequence ATGAATAAACAGCAAGGTTTTACATTAATCGAATTAGTAATCGTGATTATCGTCTTAGGTATACTCGCTGCCGTTGCAATACCAAAATTTATCAACTTATCGTCCGATGCTCGTATTGCCTCTCTAAAAGGAATGGAAGCAGCAATGCGCAGCGGAGCCAATCTAATCCACTCTAAAGCAGTGATTAATAATCAAGATGTGGGTTTGATCATGACCGATATTGGCGGTGCTAAAATACAGTTACACAGTGGTTACCCTGTCGGTAATTGGATGAATGGTATTCGTTACATTGTTAACTTAGATACTGTCGAATTTTCCAAGAACAACGCAATATGCACAACGGATTGGTGCGGTATGGGTAATGCGAGGACGATACCGAGTGGTATTATCAGCACGACGCTTCCCGGCCGTATCGGTAAAGTATTCCCTCGCGGTTATCGCTGGAGTGATCAATGTGGCGTTTATTACGTTAATCACGAAGATGGCTCTAAAGCTGAGATTGGCTTAGAAACTCAAGATTGCGAGTAA